A single Mustela lutreola isolate mMusLut2 chromosome X, mMusLut2.pri, whole genome shotgun sequence DNA region contains:
- the ARHGAP4 gene encoding rho GTPase-activating protein 4 isoform X4 — MAAHGKLRRERGLQAEYEAQVKEMRWQLGEQLRCLELQGELRRELLQELAEFLRRRAEVELEYSRGLDKLAERFSGRGGRLGGSSREHQSFRKEPSLLSPLHCWAVLLQQTRQQSRESATLGEVLAGPLAQRLSHIAEDVGRLVKKSKDLEQQLQEELLEVVSELQTAKKTYQLYHTESMNAEAKLREAERQEEKRAGRSATSAPAPATDTGTLRKSSLKKGGRLVEKRQAKFLEHKLKCTKARNEYLLSLASVNAAVSNYYLHDVMDLMDCCDTGFHVALAQLLRSYVVAESRAQVSHMQGLGSLEEAVEALDPSGDKAKVLEMHAVAFCPPQRFDYHPHEGDEVAEIRLEMELRDEILPRAQNIQSRLDRQTIETEEVSKTLKATLQVLLEAVAAEDGDALDSLQASPSTESLKSTSSDAGARQAGRRRGQQQETETFYITKLQEYLSGRSVLAKLQAKHEKLQEAIQRGDKDEQDVSWAQYTQRKQQKSRRPRPSSQYNQKLFGGDMEKFIQSSGQPVPLVVESCIRFINLNGLQHEGIFRVSGAQPRVSEIRDAFERGEDPLVEGCTPHDLDAVAGVLKLYFRSLDPPLFPPDLFGELLASAELEAVAERVEHVGRLLTQLPAPTLVVLRYLFTFLNHLAQYSDENMMDPYNLAVCFGPTLLPVPAGQDPVALQGRVNQLVQTLIVQPSRVFPPVAVLPGPTYEKCMAPPSSGCLGDAQLEGLAGDNEPELEAGTMAQEDDLEGVMEAVACFAYTGRTAQELSFQRGDVLRLHERASGDWWRGECAGARGLIPHKYITLPGSAEKHTVAQGPHAAGEPVSSPEILLAMEFIHRPWPRPWTPCLRSSWERPPPAKALGWHPPAPLAPGPAA, encoded by the exons ATGGCCGCGCACGGGAAGCTGCGCCGGGAGCGGGGGCTGCAGGCCGAGTACGAGGCGCAAGTGAAAG AGATGCGCTGGCAGCTGGGCGAGCAGCTGCGCTGCCTAGAGCTGCAGGGCGAGCTGCGGCGGGAGCTGCTGCAGGAGCTGGCCGAGTTCCTGCGGCGGCGCGCCGAGGTGGAGCTGGAGTACTCCCGGGGCTTGGACAAGCTGGCCGAGCGCTTCTCCGGCCGCGGCGGCCGCCTTGGGGGCAGCAGCCGGGAGCACCAGAGCTTCCG GAAGGAGCCGTCGCTCTTGTCGCCCTTGCACTGCTGGGCCGTGTTGCTGCAGCAGACGCGGCAGCAGAGCCGGGAGAGCGCCACCCTGGGCGAGGTGCTGGCCGGGCCCCTGGCCCAGCGCCTGAGTCACATCGCTGAGGACGTAGGGCGCCTGGTCAAAAAG AGCAAGGATCTGGAGCAGCAGCTGCAGGAGGAGCTGCTGGAGGTGGTGTCAGAGCTGCAGACG GCCAAGAAGACGTACCAGCTGTACCACACGGAGAGCATGAATGCCGAGGCGAAGCTCCGGGAAGCTGAGCGGCAGGAGGAAAAGCGGGCGGGCCGGAGCGCCACCAGCGCACCTGCCCCGGCCACCGACACAGGGACCCTCCGCAAGAGCTCCCTCAAGAAGGGAGGGCGGCTGGTGGAAAAG CGTCAGGCCAAGTTCTTGGAGCACAAACTCAAGTGCACCAAGGCGCGCAACGAGTACCTGCTCAGCCTGGCCAGTGTCAACGCCGCTGTCAGCAACTACTACTTACATGACGTCATGGACCTCATGGAT TGCTGCGACACAGGCTTCCACGTAGCCCTGGCGCAGCTGCTCCGGAGTTACGTGGTGGCCGAGAGCCGCGCCCAAGTTTCCCACATGCAGGGCCTGGGCAGCCTGGAAGAGGCCGTGGAGGCCCTAGACCCTTCGGGGGACAAGGCCAAGGTGCTGGAGATGCATGCGGTCGCCTTCTGTCCCCCACAGCGTTTTGACTACCACCCCCACGAGGGAGATGAG GTGGCTGAGATCCGGCTGGAGATGGAGCTGCGGGATGAAATTCTGCCCAGAGCCCAGAATATCCAGAGCCGCCTTGACCGACAGACCATCGAGACAGAGGAG GTGAGCAAGACTCTGAAGGCCACACTGCAGGTCCTGCTGGAGGCGGTGGCGGCAGAAGACGGGGACGCACTTGACTCCCTCCAAGCCAGCCCCTCCACCGAGTCCCTCAAGTCCACCAGCTCGGATGCAGGGGCGCGGCAGGCTGGCCGCAGGCGGGGCCAGCAGCAGGAGACAGAGACCTTCTACATTACG AAACTGCAGGAGTACCTGAGTGGGCGAAGCGTCCTCGCCAAGCTGCAGGCCAAGCATGAGAAGCTGCAGGAGGCCATTCAACGAG GTGACAAGGACGAGCAGGACGTGTCTTG GGCCCAgtacacacagagaaaacagcagaagagtcgccgcccccgccccagctccCAGTATAACCAGAAGCTCTTTGGGGGGGACATGGAGAAGTTTATCCAG AGCTCAGGCCAGCCCGTGCCCCTGGTGGTGGAGAGCTGTATCCGCTTCATCAACCTGAATG ggctGCAGCACGAGGGCATCTTCCGAGTGTCAGGTGCCCAGCCCCGGGTCTCAGAGATCCGTGACGCTTTTGAGAGAG GGGAGGACCCACTGGTGGAAGGCTGCACACCCCACGACCTGGACGCAGTGGCAGGGGTCCTGAAGCTCTACTTCCGGAGCCTGGACCCCCCGCTCTTCCCTCCGGACCTGTTTGGAGAGCTGCTGGCCTCGGCAG AGCTGGAGGCTGTGGCTGAGCGGGTGGAGCACGTGGGCCGCCTCCTGACCCAGCTGCCTGCACCCACGCTGGTCGTCCTGCGCTACCTCTTCACCTTCCTCAACCA CCTGGCGCAGTACAGCGACGAGAACATGATGGACCCCTACAACCTGGCGGTGTGCTTCGGGCCGACGCTGCTGCCCGTGCCCGCCGGGCAGGACCCAGTAGCCTTGCAGGGCCGCGTGAACCAGCTGGTGCAGACCCTCATTGTGCAGCCGTCGCGGGTTTTCCCGCCCGTGGCCGTGCTGCCGGGCCCGACATATGAGAAGTGCATGGCGCCGCCCTCCTCCGGCTGTCTGGG GGATGCCCAGCTGGAGGGCTTGGCTGGGGACAACGAGCCAGAGCTGGAAGCCGGGACCATGGCCCAGGAGGATG ACCTGGAGGGGGTCATGGAGGCCGTGGCCTGTTTTGCTTACACGGGTCGCACAGCCCAGGAGCTAAGCTTTCAGCGCGGGGACGTGCTGCGGCTGCACGAGCGGGCCTCGGGCGACTGGTGGCGGGGCGAGTGTGCGGGTGCCCGGGGACTCATCCCGCACAAGTACATCACGCTGCCTGGGAG TGCAGAAAAGCACACGGTGGCCCAGGGGCCGCACGCTGCGGGAGAGCCGGTGAGCAGTCCAGAGATCCTCCTGGCCATGGAGTTCATCCATCG GCCGTGGCCCAGACCATGGACTCCGTGTTTAAGGAGCTCTTGGGAAAGACCTCCGCCCGCCAAGGCCTTGGGCTGGCATCCACCTGCTCCCCTGGCCCCGGGCCCTGCAGCCTGA